The Verrucomicrobiota bacterium region ACTTTTTCTGATCCAATATCCCTAGCACATTCATGGCCCGAATGGGATCCATCACCACACTAAGCGGTGTGACCACAAAATCATCTCCATAGAGACGGCTCATAGGCAAACAGACCGTTGCCATCAAGTCCGTGCAGCTACCTACAGGTTCTGCAATAAAAACATCCGGCTTATTATCCTCCTGCAAACTTCTTGCCGCTTCCACTAGACTATTAAAGCGACAGCAAAAACATCCTCCTCCTATTTCTCTGACAGGGTGTTCGTGAGACTTAACCAACGCTGTATCAACAAGACCTAAGCCTTGGTCGTTTGTAATCAATCCAACCTTGTAGCCTTTTTTAGTCAGATAATCAGCCAACCGAGTAATCGAAGTCGTCTTACCGGCTCCTAAAAATCCTCCTATCATTACATACCGTGCTATCATGATGCGTCTTCCTGCATTTTATCAATGGTTCGATCCAAAAATTCTACATAGCCATGAACATCCACACATTTTGGATCAGGTTTCCCTTTTACACTATAAAGCCAGCCATCGCGATAAGGATCTTTGCGGATGATGCAGGCATCTGCACTGACCAAAGGATTAATATCACCGAATTCACCAGCTATCACACTATATAAATCGCTGGCCGCTTTAAAACCTTCAATCCAGCCTATCACCTGTCCAGCCTCTATCAATTCCCCTTGCTTAACGTCAAACTCGCACTCGACTATTTCACCAAGCATACGAGTAGCAAATTTTGTAAAACCTATTTGCCAAACTCCATGATCTCCCAGCTCTTTCAACCAGAAATGTGAAGGGGAGTACATTTGATCGACAGGTAATCGAGTAGAAAAATGGGATCGCTTGTAGGCTATTTGTTTGACATTGTTTTGCGCTATGTTTTTCATTTTTCGCAAGATGAATACGCATCCATACGGATGGCATTTTCATATACTTTCACAAAATCCTTTTGCTCAAAATCTCTCGGATTAAATTGAGCTGTCCACTGTTTAGAAGCCATCTCAGCCATTGCTTCGACTCGATCCTTGGTTACCGATATCTCAGACACCATCTCGTGAAAACCTAACTCATGAAGCATCCGCTCAATATAATCAATGACACTATCATCCTTTGATCCTAACTCTAGGGAATCATACATGTGCTTGACATTCTCTATCTCCTGGTTGAGTCGCATGACCTCTGGCAACATCAAACCTACTGTTACGCCGTGAACAATCTTATAATGAGCAGTGAAGGGATTGGCACAGGAATGAGCACAACCCAGCATACTATTTTCAATCGCCAATCCTGCATAACTAGCACCTAACAACATGCTGCCACTTGCTTCGATATCACCGGGCTCAGCAAGAACCCTTTCAAAATGACTACTGAGCAGATGGAACGCCTCTCTTGAATAAAGCCTGGAGAAGCGATTCGCTCTTTTACACACCAAGCTTTCTATCGCATGCGCCAGCGCATCCATGCCTGTTGCCTTAATCACACTTGCAGGAGCTGTCATGACAAGCTCAGGATCAAGAAGCGCTACTTGAGCCATTGCCTTAGGATCCCCTAGAGCTCTCTTAACATGTGTTTTTTCATCGGCAATTAGAGCATAAGCCTGGCACTCGCTACCTGTCCCTGCTGTGGTGGGCACCGCCACAAAAGGCAACATCGGCTTCCTAGCTTTACCATAGCCAACATAATCAGAAATTGTCCCACCGTTAGTGAGTATGAAATTTGCGCCTTTCGCCGTATCCATGCTACTACCACCGCCAAACCCTATAATCAAATCAACTTCACCATAAGACTTGATAAAATCTAAACACTTGATTAGTGACCCCTCTGTCGGGTTCTCCTCCGCTTGGTCAAAGTAGCAGACTTCAACTCCATGCTTTTTCAAAAAGGAAAGCGCTCGGTCAGCATGACCTGCTGCCGCAACTCCGGGATCGGTCACCAGCAAAGCCTTGCTAGCCCCCAGGCTAGAAACTACTTCTCCTAGTCTAGCCACCACTCCCGCACCAAAAAATATTTTAGGCGCTCTCTTTGACTCAAATCCATCCATCATTTCTTTCATCAGGGCTTCAATTGGTAACAGTATAAACGTTCCTTATCCCTGACAAAAAAATGTTTTCCCGAGAGTGCTGGCAAAGCCTGCGTTTCCTCTGTCAATTGAGCCATCCCCAGAACTTTAGGCTCTTCCTTAGAAACGGGTAAAAGTATCAATTTTCCCTCTTGTGTAAAGACAAGCAACTGCGTGCCGTTGGTGATGAATGTCATCATTTCAGAATTAAAAGGCTCCTTTTCAAAATTGCTTTCCATATCTAGAGGCCAGTGCGTTTTCAGAGTGTCAGCATCCGCGCATGCTAAATTATAACTACTAAAGTAAACCAAATCACCCACGACAAGTGGAGTCGCTAATTCACTGGAGTAATCTTCCCCTTCCAACACCACCTTGTCGATGATTTTGCCCTTTGCATCAAAATCATAAACTCGGGCAGAATGATAATCATCTACCAGTAGCAATTTATCCTTCAACTTCACTGGTGCGGGAACTATATAGCCATTGGGCGATTCCAAATCTAATTTCCAAAGCTCTTTACCATCTTTTGGGGACCATCCCCTAAGTGTCTTAATATCAAAACCGATGATTTGCTCCACTCCAGCAAACTTTTCGACTAAAAAGCCTGCATAGTTTGCGTCGTAACACTCTGAGATCCAAACATCCAGGCCCGTTTTGGGATTTAAAGCTATTAGTCCCTCTTCGCCTCCTGCCATTAGAATTAAGTTACCTCCCGCTACTATCGGTGAAGCACAGTACCCCCAAATAGGCACCTTGCCTCCGTAATCTTCTACCAGATCGACTTCCCAGACTTTTTTACCGTCAGCAAGCTGGACTGCTATCACCTTACCAAAGGCGTTCACTAAATA contains the following coding sequences:
- a CDS encoding iron-containing alcohol dehydrogenase; this encodes MKEMMDGFESKRAPKIFFGAGVVARLGEVVSSLGASKALLVTDPGVAAAGHADRALSFLKKHGVEVCYFDQAEENPTEGSLIKCLDFIKSYGEVDLIIGFGGGSSMDTAKGANFILTNGGTISDYVGYGKARKPMLPFVAVPTTAGTGSECQAYALIADEKTHVKRALGDPKAMAQVALLDPELVMTAPASVIKATGMDALAHAIESLVCKRANRFSRLYSREAFHLLSSHFERVLAEPGDIEASGSMLLGASYAGLAIENSMLGCAHSCANPFTAHYKIVHGVTVGLMLPEVMRLNQEIENVKHMYDSLELGSKDDSVIDYIERMLHELGFHEMVSEISVTKDRVEAMAEMASKQWTAQFNPRDFEQKDFVKVYENAIRMDAYSSCEK
- a CDS encoding glycine cleavage system protein H, which produces MKNIAQNNVKQIAYKRSHFSTRLPVDQMYSPSHFWLKELGDHGVWQIGFTKFATRMLGEIVECEFDVKQGELIEAGQVIGWIEGFKAASDLYSVIAGEFGDINPLVSADACIIRKDPYRDGWLYSVKGKPDPKCVDVHGYVEFLDRTIDKMQEDAS
- a CDS encoding PQQ-binding-like beta-propeller repeat protein — encoded protein: MHFLNKLVALSLASAWSTCCLTDDLYAGDWLGFLGSSGDGFSFDVPEEWHEPKLIWKTNVAGECYGGIAVKDQYVVVTDHAEDGSKDFFLCVDAATGKELWKVEVANGKEMDFGASPRANPLILDELVYLVNAFGKVIAVQLADGKKVWEVDLVEDYGGKVPIWGYCASPIVAGGNLILMAGGEEGLIALNPKTGLDVWISECYDANYAGFLVEKFAGVEQIIGFDIKTLRGWSPKDGKELWKLDLESPNGYIVPAPVKLKDKLLLVDDYHSARVYDFDAKGKIIDKVVLEGEDYSSELATPLVVGDLVYFSSYNLACADADTLKTHWPLDMESNFEKEPFNSEMMTFITNGTQLLVFTQEGKLILLPVSKEEPKVLGMAQLTEETQALPALSGKHFFVRDKERLYCYQLKP